CTGGCGGTGGATGCCGAGCACGGCAGCCGCGTGAATGCGCTGGAGCGGTCGCTCCGCGCGCGCAATCGCCTGCTGGAGGAGCCGGCCCCCGATCCCGCCTGGCTGGAGGCGGTGGAACATGAGACGGCGGAACTCGCGGTTGCCGTGGCGGCCGCACGGGCCGAAACGGTGCGCCGTCTCGCAGGCCTGATCGAGGCGACCAAGGACCCGGCCTCGCCCTTCCCCTGGGCGGCGCTCGCGCTCGATGGCGCGGTCGAGAATGCCGTGCTGGAGCGTCCTGCCCTGGAGGTGGAGGACGATTACCGGGCGGTGTTGCGCGCCAATCGCAACCGCGACCGGGCTGCAGGGCGGACCACCGAGGGCCCGCATCTGACCGACCTGCAGGCGGTCCATGGTCCATCCGGGTCACCCGCCGAGCGCTGCTCGACCGGCCAGCAGAAGGCCCTGCTCGTCGGGCTGGTCCTGGCCCATGCCCGTCTCGTTGCCGAAATGGCAGGTTTCACGCCGCTGGTCCTGCTCGACGAGGTGGCGGCCCATCTCGATCCCGAGCGTCGAGCCGCTCTCTACGATGCCCTGGAGGCACTGGGCGCCCAGGTCTGGATGACTGGCGCCGATCCCCAGGCTTTCGACAGCCTGAGGACCCGAGCCGATATCTTCGCAGTCGTGCCCGGCACGATCAGCCGGGCCTGACTGTCAGGCGACCGCCTGCGACGCGTGCCGCCGGCGCAGGACATAGCCGATCGCCAGCACGACGACCGCACCGCTGAGCGCGGCCACATAATGTGGCAGTGCCGCAGCCTTCAGCGAACCAGCAGGCGTCGGATCGACCACTACCAGGTTCAGGCTCCAGCCGGCGAGCTGTCGGAGGACGGCGGGATCGCTGACGATCATGTCGCCGGCAATCCATCCGAGCAGCGCCGCGCCAGCCCAGACGAAGATCGGGAACCGCTCGATGATCTTCAGCACCAGGCCCGATCCGGCAATGATCAGCGGGATGGTCAACAGCAGGCCGAAGATGAAGAGCCAGACATTGCCGTGCGAGGCGGCGGCGATAGCCAGCACGTTATCGAGGCTCATGACAGCATCGGCGATGGCAATGGTGCGCACGGCCTTCCAGAGGCTGTCCGTCGCTTCCATTTCGGTATGGGCTTCCTCGCCCTCACCCACCACGAGCTTGACGGCCACCCAGAGCAGCAGCAGGCCACCAATCAGCCGCAGCAGCGGAATGGCGAGCAGATAGGTGATGATGAGTGCGAACAGGATGCGCAGGCCGATAGCCGCACCAGCACCGAGCAGAATGCCGTAGAATCGCTGGCGCTCCGGCAGGCCGCGGCATGCCAGCGCGATGACGACCGCATTGTCGCCTGACAGGAGAAGGTCGATCCAGATGATCTGGAGCAGGCCGATCCAGAACTTGGTGTCGGAGAACAGGGTTCCAGAGAGAATGCTTTCCATATCGGCCCCACGGCGCAGGCCGCGCACCGATGCGCGGCCGATCGGCCACCGACATAATAAGCATTTGTGCCTATGTCACGAGGGGGGGCGAAAAACCCCTAGGTGTATCCCTTATGCTTCAGCTGCCGCGTGTCGCTTCCTGATCAGGAAGGCCGTCGCCACCACGAAGATGGCCCCGATGATCGCCGCAGGCATTTCCAGCTTGTGGGCGAGATCGCCACCGATGAACTGCTTCACAATCGGGTCATTCAACGCCATGTCGCCGGCAAGCCAGCCGAGAAGAGCGGCGCCCGCCCAGATGAGAATGGGGAACCGCTCGAGCATCTTCATGATCAGCGTGGCGCCGGCGACGATCAGCGGGATCGAGATCACGAGGCCGAAGATGAGCATGAACTTGTTGTCGCGGGCGACGGCGGCAATGGCCAGCACGTTGTCGAGGCTCATGACGGCATCGGCGATGGCCACGGTGCGAACTGCATACCAGAGCTGATCGGATGCCTGGATCTTGTCGTCGTCGCCGCCTTCATCCGTGACCAGCTTGACTGCGATCCACAGCAGCAGCAAAGCGCCGACCACCCGCAGGAAGGGCATGTCGAGCAGGGTTGCGACGAACAGGGTGAAGACGACGCGGAGCAGGATCGCCACGCCTGCGCCCAGCACCATGCCGATCATGCGCTGCCGGTCAGGCAGGCCGCGGCAGGCCAGCGCGATGACGACCGCATTGTCGCCCGACAGGATGATGTTGATCCAGATGACCTGAATGATGCCCACGAGGCTGAGCGAGCTGAAGTCCATCGGGGGCACCTTCAATATGGGATGGGTTGAAACGGCCGACGTGCCGACTTTGGGCCGCACACTAGGGGCAGGACCTCATCGCTGATATTAGTATTTCTGACTAAGAAATGCGTGGAAATGCGCATAACTATATAGAAACACGTATCAGTCCGGCCGTTTCATCTTTCCCATATCAGCCGATGGCGTCGACCACAGCCTTGCCGCAGTCGATCGTATTGGCCTGGCCGCCGAGATCGCGTGTGCGGTACGCAGCGCTCGCCAGCACTTCCTCGATGGCGCGGACGATTTCGGCAGCGGCCTCGGGCTCGCCGAGATGGTCGAGCATCATGGCCGCTGACCAGATCTGGCCGATCGGATTGGCAATCCCCTTGCCGGCAATGTCGGGAGCCGAACCGTGCACCGGCTCGAACAGCGAGGGGAACTTGCGGTCCGGATTGATGTTGCCCGACGGCGCGATGCCGATCGTGCCGGTGCACGCCGGACCAAGGTCGGAAAGAATGTCGCCGAACAGGTTGGACGCCACCACCACGTCGAACTTGTCGGGGTTCAGCACGAAGTGGGCGGTGAGAATGTCGATGTGGAACTGGTTCACCTCGACAGCCGGATAGGACTTCTTCATCTCGGCCACCCGCTCGTCCCAATAGGGCATGGAGATCGAGATGCCGTTCGACTTGGTGGCGCTGGTCAGCTTGCGCCGCTTGCGCTTCATCGCGAGCTCGAAGGCATATTTCAGGATCCGGTCGACACCGACGCGGGTCATGACCGTTTCCTGCAAGACGAACTCGCGGTCGGTGCCCGGGAACATGCGGCCGCCGATCGAGGAATATTCGCCCTCGGTGTTCTCGCGCACGACGAAGAAGTCGATGTCGCCAGGCTTGCGGCCGGCCAGCGGCGAGGGCACGCCCGGCATCAGCTTGACCGGGCGGAGGTTGACGTACTGGTCGAACTCGCGCCGCATCAGCAGCAGCGAGCCCCAGAGCGAGACATGGTCGGCGATCTTGTCGGGCATGCCGACGGCGCCGAAGAAGATCGCGTCATGGCCGCCGATCTTCTCCTTCCAATCCTCCGGCATCATGCGGCCATGCTTCTCGTAATAGTCGAAGGACGAGAAGTCGAAATGGTCGAGATCGACGGAGAATTTGTACTTCTTCGCCACGGCTTCCAGCACGCGCACACCCTCGGGCATGACTTCCTTGCCGATGCCGTCGCCGGGAATGACGGCGAGCCGGTAGGTGTTCGAGCGGGCCATGCGTGTCTCCTTGGGAAGCGAAGTCCGACCGGATAGCCAGCGGGACGGTGGCGGACAAGCCTTGCCGGCGGCAGGGCGCCCATGAGGTCAGGGAAGGGCTCTATTCGTTATCGGCGAGGATCGCGGTGATCACGGCATCGGTGACCTGGCGGGTCGTCGCCTTGCCACCGAGGTCGGGCGTGTGAAGGCTCGGGTCCGCCGTGACGCGTTCGATCGCGCGCATCAGCCGGGCCGCGGCCGGCTGCTCGCCAAGATGGTCGAGCATCAGGACGGCCGACCAGAACGTGCCGATGGGGTTGGCGATGCCCTTGCCCATGATGTCGAAGGCCGAGCCGTGGATCGGCTCGAACATCGAGGGAAACTCGCGCTCGGGATTGAGATTGGCGGTCGGAGCGATGCCGAGCGAGCCGGCAAGGGCCGCAGCGAGATCGGAGAGGATGTCGGCATGCAGGTTGGTGGCAACCACCGTGTCGATCGTCTCCGGCTTCAGGGTCATCCGCATGGTCATGGCGTCGACGATGGCCTTGTCCCAGGTCACGTCCGGGAATTCGGTGGCCACCTCGGCGGCGACCTCATCCCACATCACCATGGCATAGCGCTGGGCGTTCGACTTGGTGACCACGGTGAGGAGCTTGCGCGGGCGCGACTGCGCCAGCTTGAAGGCGAAACGCATGATGCGGGTGACGCCGGCGCGGGTCATCATCGACACGTCGGTTGCCGCCTCGATCGGCAGGCCCTGATGGACGCGGCCACCGACGCCGGAATATTCGCCCTCGGAATTCTCGCGCACGATCACCCAGTCGAGTTCCGGCCCCGACACGTGGCGCAGCGGCGAGGTGATGCCCGGCAGGATGCGGGTCGGGCGGACATTGGCGTACTGGTCGAAGGGTTGGCAGATCGCGAGCCGGAGGCCCCAGAGCGTGATGTGGTCGGGAATGTCGGGGTGGCCGGCGGAGCCGAACAGGATGGCGTCATGTTTCCTGATCTGCTCGCGGCCGTCCTCCGGCATCATCCGGCCATGCTTCTTGTAGTACTCGCCGCCCCAGTCGAACCGGTCGAAGGAGATTGTGAACTGTTCGCGCCCGGCGAGCGCCTGCAGGACCTCGACGCCGGCATCGACCACCTCGGCGCCGATGCCGTCCCCTGGAATGGATGCGATGCGATAGGCCTTCATGGGGCTGGTCCTCGGTGGCGCGGTGGCTGGCGATCAGGCTTGATTGCAATCGAAACCAATCGATGTCAACATTCCATTGGAGCTTCCATGGAAGCATCGTCACAATGCGCAGTTCGGGAGATCAGATGGTTGCGGGCATTGCCCACGAGGAGCAGGTGCAGGACCGGCGGCCGTCGTTGGTCGACGACGCCTATGCCGCGCTGAAGGAAGCGATCCGCGAGAGCATCTTCCCGCCGGGCTATCAGGCATCGGCCCAGGAACTGGCGCTGCGCCTCGGCATGAGCCGGACACCGGTCCACGAGGCCTCACTCAAGCTGCAGGAGGAGGGTCTTGTCCGCATCGTGCCCAAGCGCGGGATCGTCATCTGCGCGCTGGCCCCGGACGACATCCGCGAAATCTACGAGGTCATCATTGCCATCGAGGCCAGCGCCGCCCAGCGCCTGGCTGGCCTGACCGCGCCCGAGCGCGCCATCGTCTGCGATGAACTGGCGACGGCCACCGACCGCATGGCCGAGGCGCTTGCACGCGGCGATCATGGAGAATGGGGCCGCGCCGACGAGGCCTATCACCAGCTTCTGGTCGAGCGCTGCGGCAATGGCCGCTTCGTGCGCATCATGCAGACGGTCAAGGACCAGCTCCATCGCGCCCGCATGCTCACCCTGAAACTTCGCACGCGGTTGCCCGCCTCCGTCGACGAGCATCGCGCGGTGATCGCGGCGATCCGTGCCGGCGACGGCGAGGCTGCCCATGCCGCCGCCCGCCGCCATCGGCTCAACACGAGCGATGAGCTTCTGCCGCTTCTGGAGAACTTCGGACTGAAGCACCTATAGTCATACGGCCAATCCGGCGTTTTGCCGGCATAACAACAAGATCGCGCATCCGGCGCGGCGCACCCCAACTCAGGAGGAAATCCATGCGACTGTTTGCCAGTGCCCTAGCGGCAGGCCTCATTGCTCTCGCCAGCCCCGCTGCGGCGCAGAGCTTTCCCAGCCGCGCGATTACCATGATCGTGCCTTTCGCGGCCGGCGGGACGACCGACATCATCGCGCGGATCGTCTCCGAGCACATGTCGCGAACGCTCGGCCAGTCGATCGTGGTCGAGAATGTCGGCGGCGCCGGCGGCACGACCGGCTCGACACGCGTCGCCCGCGCGACCCCTGACGGCTACACGCTGATCATGGGCAATATGGGCACCCATTCAGCCTCCGTCGGCCTCTATCCCAATCTGGCCTATGATCCGCGCACCGATTTCGAGCCGATCATGAATGCCGCCGGCACGCCGATGATGATCGCGGCGCACAAGGATTTCCCGGCCAGCACGTTGCAGGAGATGATCGCGCTGATCAGAGCCAATCCCGGGCGCTACAATTACGGCCATGGCGGTGTGGGCTCGACCTCCCATCTCACCTGCGTGTTCTTCCACCACCTCGTCGGCGCGCCGGTCCAGCATGTGCCGTTCCGCGGGTCGGGTCCGGCGCTCGCGGCCCTGCTCGGCAAGCAGCTCGACTATGTCTGCGACCAGACCGTCACCATAGTGCCGCAGCTTGCCAATCTGAAGACCTATGTGGTCGCAACGCCGAGCCGCCTTGGCGTTGCCCCGGATGTGCCCACCTCGGCCGAGGCGGGTTTGCCCGTCTTCCAGGTTGTCGGGTGGAACGCCATGTTCGCCCCGAAGGGCACGCCGCGCGAGATCATCGAGCGCCTGAATGCCGCCGGTCGTGCGGCCTTGGCCGATGAGAGCGTTCGCAAGCGCCTGCTGGAACTCGGCTGCGAGATTCCCGATGCCGCGGGACAGACACCCGAGGCGCTCGGTGCTCACGTCCGTGCAGAGGTCGAAAAGTGGACGCCGGTGATCAAGGCCGCCGGCGTCACTGCGGGCAACTGATGATCAGGTGAAGAACGCTTCGAATTCGGATGCCACGAGGTCGGGCACTTCCTCCGCGAGGTAGTGCCCGCCCGGCAGGGGATGGCCCCTGACATCGCTTGCCCGTTCGCGCCACAGCGCCAGCGGGTCGAAACATTTGCCGATCACGCCATTCTCTCCCCACAGTGCCAGCAACGGCATGTCGAGCTTGCGCCCGCCGTCCTCGTCGTCGTGGACGATGTCGACCGCGGCGCCGGCCCGATAATCCTCGCAGCTGGCGTGGATGGTCGCGGGGTTGCGGAAGCAGCGGAGATATTCGGCCAATGCCTCCGGCGAGAACGGATTGAGGCCGGCCGCGCCCGAGCCGCACTTCTTCAGCCAATAGGCATCCGGATCAGCCCCGATCATCCGCTCCGGAAAGGGAGCCGGCGTGATGAGGTAGAACCAGTGCCAGTAGGCGCGTGCGAAGGCATCCGTCGTGTCGCGGTACATCTCACGGGTAGGCGCGATGTCGAGGGTTGCGAGCTTCCGCACCCGGCCGGGATGGTCCAGGGCCAGCCGGTGGGACACGCGGGCGCCGCGATCATGGGCGCCAAGGAAGAACTGCTCGTGCCCGAGCGCGGTCATCACCTCCGCCATGTCATTGGCCATCGCCCTCTTGGAATAGGGCATATGCTGTGCGTCCGTCTCCGGCTTGCCGCTGTCGCCATAGCCTCTGAGGTCGGCCGCCACCACGGTGAAACGCTCTGCCAGCCGCGGCGCAATCCGGTGCCAGAGAACGTGGGTCTGGGGATAGCCATGGAGCAGCAGCAGGGCCGGCCCCGATCCGCCTGTTCTCAGCCGGATCGTCGTCCCCGACGTGGTGACGTCGAGCATGCGAAAGCCAGGGAATAGGCGATCAGACACGGGCAATTGGGCGATCATCGCGGTTTTCCCTGTGAAATTGACGCAAACGGCATGTGCGCCGAAGGTCGCAGCAGGTCCTTGTATCCAGAAGCGCGAAGATTAGGTATTCGAAAAGCTCCACAGCAAAGAAGCTCCCCCCAGGAGCCGCCCAAGCCCCAGAGGACCCCGATGAACAAGCGCTTCTTCCTTGCCGCCGCAGCGACTGCCCTGGCGACCGGCCTTTCGCCCGCCGCCGCCCAGACGTTCCCGTCGCGGCCGATCACCATGATCATTCCCTTCGCCGCCGGCGGCCCGACCGATGTCGTCGCCCGCATCGTCTCCGAGGCGATGGGCAAGTCGCTGGGCCAGGCTGTCGTCATCGAGAACGTCGCCGGCGCCGGCGGCACCACAGGTTCGACCCGCCTGACCCAGGCCGCCGCCGATGGCCATACGATCATGATCGGCCACACCGGCACCCATGCGGCTTCCGTCGCGCTCTATCCGAACCTGCGCTACAACCCGGCCACCGACTTCGCGCCGATCGGCCTGGTCAACACCAATGCCATCCTGATCACCGCCAAGAAGGCACTGCCGGCCAACACGCTGAGCGAATTCGTGGCCTGGGTGAAGGCCAACGAGCGCACGGCCAACAATGCCCATGCCGGCATCGGCTCGGTCAGCCACACGACCTGCCTGCTGCTCAATTCGATCATGGGCGTCAACCCGCAGACCGTGCCCTATCGCGGCACCGGCCCGGCCATGAACGATCTCGTCGCCGGTCAGGTCGACTATCTCTGCGATCAGGTGGTCAACGTCGCCCCGCAGGTCCGCGCCGGCACGATCAAGGCCTTCGCCGTCGCCCAGATGACCCGCAACCAGGCGCTGCCTGATGTCCCGACCACCACAGAGGCTGGTCTGCCCGGCTATCAGGTCGTCGTCTGGAACGCCATGCTCGCGCCGAAGGGCACGCCGGCTCCGGTCGTTGCCCGGCTGAACGAGGCTCTCAAGGCTGCTTTGGCCGACGCTAATGTCCGCGCCCGCCTGGCCGAACTCGGTGCCGATCTCCCGACCGATGTCCAGGCGACGCCTGCCGGTCTCCAGGCCTTCATCGAGTCCGAGATCGCCAAGTGGACGCCGGTGATCAAGGCGGCAGGCGTCACCGCCTCGAACTGATTGATACGGCGCGTGCCCGGCGGATTCCCGCCGGGCACGTCGTCCAGGAGAACGACCATGGTCGTGTTGAATGTTCAGGGAATGACCTGTGGCGGCTGTGCTGCCTCGGTCGAGAAGATCATCCGCCGCACCGATCCTGCGGCAATCGTCCGGGTCGATCTGGCGTCCGGCCGCGTGGAGGCCGATACCTCGGCCGACGCCGCGATCCTTGCCGAGGCTGTCAGCGCGGCAGGCTACCAGGCCAAGGCGGCCTGATCAGCCGACGAGAATAGCTCTGAAATCATTGACATTCGTGTGTGTCGGGCCGGTCACCACCAGCCCGTCCACCGCGGCGAAGAAGCCGAAGCCGTCATGGCGGTCGAGGTGGCTGCGGGCGGATAGTCCCCGCCGCTCGGCGTCGTCGATCAGCCCCGGCGTGACGATCGCGCCCGCATTGCTTTCGATGCCGTCGATGCCATCGGTATCGAGTGCAATGGCATGAAGGCGCTTGCGCAACTCCGGCTTCCATCCCTGCACCGCAACCAGCAGCGCCAGCGCGAATTCCGAGTTGCGGCCGCCGCGCCCGAATGATCCGCCGCGCGGCAGGGTCACCGTCGTCTCGCCGCCCGAGAGAATGAGCAGGGGCGGCCCAACCGGCAGGCTGTGCTCCAGCACCGAGCGGGCAAGGGCTGCATGGACCTGCGCCACATCGCGCGCCTCGCCCTCGATCGTGTCGCCCAGCACCAGCGTCGGGATGCCGGCCTTCTCGGCAATCGCAGCGGCGGCTCGCAGGCTCTCGACGGGGCGTGCAATCAACCGAACGTCGATCCCTTGCGCAAAGGCCGGATGGTCCGGCTTCGGGCTTTCGCAGGCCGGATCGGCCAGATGCCGCATGACGGCGTCGGGCAGTTCCATGCCGTAGCGCTGGACGATCGCCAGCGCATCCTCGCGCGTCGTTGTGTCGGGCACGGTGGGGCCGGACGCGATGACGGCTGGGTCGTCGCCGGGCACATCGGAAATGGTCAGCGTCACCAGCCGCGCCGGCAGCGCCGCAGCAGCCAGCCTGCCGCCCGCAATGGCCGAGACATGCTTGCGCACGCAGTTCATAGCGCCGATATCGGCGCCCGATGCCAGGAGCGCTGAATTCACCGCCTTGAGATCATCAAGCGTCAGATCGCCGCCCGGCAGTGTCAGCAGGGCCGAGCCGCCGCCCGATATCAGCGCCACGACCAGATCGTCAGGCCGCAGGCCCTCAAGCCGGCTCAGGATGCGGCGCGTTGCCGTCAAGCCGGCCTCGTCGGGCACCGGATGCGACGCCTCCAGCACCTCGATCCGCGAGCAAGGCACGGCATGACCATAGCGCGTCACCACCGTGCCGCTGAGCGGAGCCGGCCAGGCCTTCTCGAAGGCGGCCGCCATGGCCGCCGCCGCCTTGCCTGCCCCGATCACGATGGTCCGGCCGGTCGGAACCGCCGGCAGGTGATCGACCAACCGCTCGGCAAGGGCAGCGCCGATCGCGGCGTGACCGAGCGAGACGAGAAAGGCGCGCGGGTCGGAGGGCAGGGGCACAGCTTGGGTTCCACGGTCATGCAGGGGCCGCGAGACAAGCAGGCGCGCGCCACCTGTGCAAGGGCGACCCCGGTCCTTCGCCCGGATTGCCGGCAAGCCGACGCGCTCCTAAACCTTGGCCAGTAAACCGACGCCGTGGGGAAACGCATGCTGTTCGAACTCAGCGAGGAAGAGATCCTGATCCGCGACACCGCGCGGCGGATGAGCGCGGAGATTGTCGCTCCGCTTGCTGAGACGCTGGACCACGGCGGCGGGCGTCCCGCATTCCTGGCCAATCTCAAGCAGCTGGCCGAGGCCGGTTTCATGTCGGTCAATGTCCGCTCCGAATTCGGCGGCACCGAAGCCGGCACGGTCGCCTTCGCGCTGACCATCGAGGAGCTGGGCTATGCCTGCGCAGCAACCGGCGTCACCGCCTCGGTCACGAACATGGTGGCCGAGGTGATCCAGGCGGTCGGCTCGGCTGAGCAGAAGGCCCGCCATCTGCCACGCATTGCCGATGGCACCTATCCCGCCGGCGCCTTCTGTCTCACCGAATCCGGGGCCGGCTCCGACCCTTCCGCCATGGCGACGAAAGCGCGCATCGACGGCGACCATTTCGTGCTGGACGGTCAGAAGCTCTACATCACCTCGGCCGAATATGCCGGGCTGTTCGTCGTCTGGGCGGTGACAGACCCCACCGCGCCCAAGGGCAGGGGCATTTCCTGCTTCCTGGTCGAGGCCGGCACGCCGGGCCTCACCATCGGCAAGGCCGAGAGGAAGCTCGGCCAGCATGGGTCCGCCACGAATGTCGTCCATTTCGACGGCTGCCGTGTGCCCGCTTCCGCGCTCATGGGCAAGCTGCATGACGGCTTCCGCATCGCGGTCGGCGAACTGGCGGGCGGCCGCATCGGCATTGCGGCGCTCTCGCTCGGCATTGCCCGCGCCGCCATGGATGCCGCCAAGGCCTATGTGAAGGAGCGCCGCCAGTTCGGCCAGGCGATCGCTGATTTCCAGGGCATCCAATGGATGATTGCCGACCGCGAGACCGACCTCGAGGCTGCCCGCTTGCTCATGCTGTCGGCGGCCGCGAAAAAGGACCGCGGCGAGCCCTTTGGCCGCGAGGCATCCATGGCCAAGCTGTTTGCCTCGGAAGCGGCGCTCCGCTGCACCGACACGGCAGTGCAACTCCATGGCGGCGCCGGCTATTGCGCCGACTATCCTGTCGAACGGCATTTCCGGGATGCTCGCATTACCCGAATCTATGAGGGCACCAGCGAGGTCCAGCGTATGATCATCTCCCGCGAAACCTTCCGGCAGTAAGAAGCGACCATGAAACTCACGATCTATGGAATTGCCCGCTCGCGCGCCATCCGCAACCTCTGGATGGCCGAGGAGCTCGGTCTGGCCTACCAGCACGTTCAGACCGTCTATGGCCCGGAAGGCTCCCGCAAGCCCGACTTCCTGAAGCTCAATCCGAACGGCCGCGTGCCCGCCGCCGATGTTGACGGTGTGATCCTCTGGGAATCACTCGCCATCAACCTGCATCTGGCCAAGAAGGTCGGAGGCTCGCTCAGCCCGAAGGATGTCGATGAGGATGGCCTCATGACCATGTGGAGCATGTGGGCGGTCACCGAGGTCGAGACCCCCGCGCTTGCCGTGCTCACCCATGGCAGCCTCAAGTCCGAAGCCGAGCGCGACAACGCCTTGCTCGCGAAGAGCATCGAGGCACTGAAGGCCCCGCTCGCCGTGCTGGAGGCGCATCTGGCCGCCCATTCCGGCCACCTGGTCGGCGGGCGCTTCACGGTGGCGGACCTCAATGTCGCGGCCTGCGTGTTCTATCTCCGCCTGTCGAACCTCCTGGCCGACAAGCCGGCGATAACCGCCTGGTACACGGGCGCGATGGAGCGGCCGGCGGCGAAGAAGGCCTTCGCGCTCAGGGGCGACTGAACCGCTGCGGACGGAAGCGTCCCCCGCATTTCCGGAACTTCCCCGCGGGGCGTGGCATCGCTATGGTCCGCGGCGAATGAAGCCGCGACCGTCGCGCGGCCGTGACGACACCCGAGGATATGTCCATGCGCCCCGACACCGTGACCCGCACCGGCGGTCAGATCCTGGTCGATCAGCTCGTCGCCCAGGGCGCCGACCATTGCTTCTGCGTGCCCGGCGAGAGCTATCTCGCCGTGCTGGACGCGCTGCATGACGCCAAGTGTCAGGTCACCATCTGCCGGGCCGAAGGCGGCGCTGCCATGATGGCAGAGGCCCATGGCAAGCTCACGGGACGTCCAGGCATCTGCATGGTCACCCGCGGCCCCGGCGCCACCAATGCCTCGCCGGGCATCCACATCGCCCAGCAGGATTCGACCCCGATGATCCTGTTCGTCGGCCAGATCGAGCGCGGCATGCGCGGACGCGATGCCTTCCAGGAGGTGGACTACACCCAGCTCTTCGGCGGCATGTGCAAATGGGTCGCCGAGATCGACGATGCTGCCCGCATCCCGGAAATGGTGGCGCGGGCCTACGCCACCGCCATGCAGGGCCGTCCCGGCCCCGTCGTCCTCGTCCTGCCCGAGGACATGCTGACCGAAAGCGCCTCCGTCCCCGACGCTCCCTATGTCGAGGCTGCCGAGACCTGGCCCGGCAACACCGACATGATGAAGCTGCAGAAGATGCTCTGGGCGGCGCAGAAGCCGGTGCTCATCCTCGGCGGCTCGCGCTGGTCGGCCAAGGCGACCGCG
This region of Phreatobacter aquaticus genomic DNA includes:
- a CDS encoding tripartite tricarboxylate transporter substrate-binding protein, which codes for MNKRFFLAAAATALATGLSPAAAQTFPSRPITMIIPFAAGGPTDVVARIVSEAMGKSLGQAVVIENVAGAGGTTGSTRLTQAAADGHTIMIGHTGTHAASVALYPNLRYNPATDFAPIGLVNTNAILITAKKALPANTLSEFVAWVKANERTANNAHAGIGSVSHTTCLLLNSIMGVNPQTVPYRGTGPAMNDLVAGQVDYLCDQVVNVAPQVRAGTIKAFAVAQMTRNQALPDVPTTTEAGLPGYQVVVWNAMLAPKGTPAPVVARLNEALKAALADANVRARLAELGADLPTDVQATPAGLQAFIESEIAKWTPVIKAAGVTASN
- a CDS encoding heavy-metal-associated domain-containing protein → MVVLNVQGMTCGGCAASVEKIIRRTDPAAIVRVDLASGRVEADTSADAAILAEAVSAAGYQAKAA
- a CDS encoding glycerate kinase type-2 family protein — encoded protein: MPLPSDPRAFLVSLGHAAIGAALAERLVDHLPAVPTGRTIVIGAGKAAAAMAAAFEKAWPAPLSGTVVTRYGHAVPCSRIEVLEASHPVPDEAGLTATRRILSRLEGLRPDDLVVALISGGGSALLTLPGGDLTLDDLKAVNSALLASGADIGAMNCVRKHVSAIAGGRLAAAALPARLVTLTISDVPGDDPAVIASGPTVPDTTTREDALAIVQRYGMELPDAVMRHLADPACESPKPDHPAFAQGIDVRLIARPVESLRAAAAIAEKAGIPTLVLGDTIEGEARDVAQVHAALARSVLEHSLPVGPPLLILSGGETTVTLPRGGSFGRGGRNSEFALALLVAVQGWKPELRKRLHAIALDTDGIDGIESNAGAIVTPGLIDDAERRGLSARSHLDRHDGFGFFAAVDGLVVTGPTHTNVNDFRAILVG
- a CDS encoding acyl-CoA dehydrogenase family protein, which codes for MLFELSEEEILIRDTARRMSAEIVAPLAETLDHGGGRPAFLANLKQLAEAGFMSVNVRSEFGGTEAGTVAFALTIEELGYACAATGVTASVTNMVAEVIQAVGSAEQKARHLPRIADGTYPAGAFCLTESGAGSDPSAMATKARIDGDHFVLDGQKLYITSAEYAGLFVVWAVTDPTAPKGRGISCFLVEAGTPGLTIGKAERKLGQHGSATNVVHFDGCRVPASALMGKLHDGFRIAVGELAGGRIGIAALSLGIARAAMDAAKAYVKERRQFGQAIADFQGIQWMIADRETDLEAARLLMLSAAAKKDRGEPFGREASMAKLFASEAALRCTDTAVQLHGGAGYCADYPVERHFRDARITRIYEGTSEVQRMIISRETFRQ
- a CDS encoding glutathione S-transferase family protein, whose protein sequence is MKLTIYGIARSRAIRNLWMAEELGLAYQHVQTVYGPEGSRKPDFLKLNPNGRVPAADVDGVILWESLAINLHLAKKVGGSLSPKDVDEDGLMTMWSMWAVTEVETPALAVLTHGSLKSEAERDNALLAKSIEALKAPLAVLEAHLAAHSGHLVGGRFTVADLNVAACVFYLRLSNLLADKPAITAWYTGAMERPAAKKAFALRGD